Below is a genomic region from Telopea speciosissima isolate NSW1024214 ecotype Mountain lineage unplaced genomic scaffold, Tspe_v1 Tspe_v1.0340, whole genome shotgun sequence.
ggtcacgaccctcaacatcgcatccacatgtcgaataagaaaaatgacactttttagaaaataccaaacccaaaaaaattcagaaatgccaccaaataaccccaaacgacccacccggtctggcttaaatcgaaaatgaacatatgtcgaaataggtatcgattcgaaggtcatgaccctcaacatcgcattcacatgtctaataagagataatgacactttttagagaaacccAAGAcccaaaaagtactgaaatgcccacaaataaccccaaacgatccacccgatctagtttaaatcaaaaatgaacatatgccaaaataggtattgattcgaacgtcacgaccctcagcattgcatccacatgtctaataagagataaggacactttttagcaaataccaaacccataaaagctcagaaatggccccaaaataaccctaaatgacccactcggtctgatttaaatcgaaaatgaacatatgccgaaataggtatcgattcgtaggtcacgaccctcaacatcgtatctacacgtctaataagtgataaggacactttttagaaaataccaaacccaaaaaaactatgaaatgcccctaaataaccccgaacgacccacccgattttgtttaaaccgaaaatgaacatataccgaaataggtaacgattcaaaggtcacgaacctcaacatcgcatccacacgcctaataatagataaggacactttttagatattcccaaacaaaaaaaaggcacagaaatgcccccaaataatcccaaatgacccacccgatctgcattaaataaaaaattaacatatgtcgaaataggtatcgattcgaactcTCGACCCCcagcatcgtatccacacgtctaatcagagataggGACCCTTCTTAGAAAATTCGAAgcccaaataagtaaagaaatgcccccaataaaccccaaatgacccacccggtctggtttaaacgaaaaatgaacatatgtcgaaataggtatcgattcgaaggtcacgaccctcaactcaCATCctcaggtctaataagagataagggcactttttagaaaatcccaagcccaaaaatttacaaaaattcccccaaataaccgcaaatgacccactcgatctggtttaaaccgaaaatgaacttatgtcgaaataggtttcgatttgaaggtcacgaccctcaacaacgcatccacatgtctaataaaagatatggacacttttttagaaaataccaaaccctaataagtacagaaatggccccaaataaccctaaacagtccagtcggtctggtttaagccgaaaatgaacatatgccgaaataggtatcgattcgcaggtcacgaccctcaacatcgcatccacacgtcaaataagagataaggtcactttttagaaaaaccaaacctaaaaaaattcagtaatgcccccaaataaccccaaacgacccacctggtctggtttaaaccgaaaatgaacatatgtcgaaataggtatcgattcgaaggtcttcaccctcaacatcgcatccacaagtctaataagagataatgactctttttagagaatcccaagcccacaaaagtactgaaatgcccacaactaaccccaaacgacccaccctatctagtttaaaccaaaaatgaacatatgccaaaataggtattgattcgaaggtcacaaccctcaacatcgcatccacatgtctaataggagataaggacacttgttagaaaataccaaacccataaaagcacaaaaatggccccaaataaccctaaatgacccactcggtctagtttaaatcgaaaatgaacatatgccaaaataggtatcgattcgtagctcacgaccctcaacatcgcatccacaagtctaataagagataaggacactttttagaaaataccaaacccaaaaaaattcagaaatgaccctaaataaccctaaacgacccacccggtcctgtttaaatccaaaatgaacatatgccaaaataggtatcgattcgaaggtcacgatcctcaacatcgcatcgacacgtctaataatagataaggacactttttagagaatcccaaacccaaaaaagtacaaaaatgcccaaaaataaccccaaacgacccacccggtctgcttttaaccgaaaattaacatatgtcaaaataggtatcgattcgaagtcatGACCCCcagcatcgtatccacatgtctaatcagagatagggacacttcttagaaaatccgaagcccaaataagtaaagaaatgcccccaaataaccccaaacatctcacctggtctggtttaaaccaaaaatgaacatatgtcgaaatagatatcgattcgaaggtcacgaccctcaacatcgcatccacacatctagtaagggataaggaaactttttagaaaatcccatgcccaaaaaagtacagaagtgcccccaaataaccccaaacgacccactcggtctggtttaaactgaaaatgaacatatgtcgaaatagggatcaattcgaaggtcacaaccctcaacatcgcatccacatgtctaatagagataaggacaatttttagaaaataccaaaccctaaaaagtatagaaatgcccccaaataaccccaaacgtcccacctggtctggtttaaaccgaaaatgaacatatgtcgaaattgttatcgattcaaaagtcacgccctcaacatcgaatcaacacgtctaaaaagagataaggacactttttagaaaatcccaagcacaaaaaagtacagaaatttccccaaataacctaaacgacccactcgatctggtttataccgaaaatgaacttatgtcgaaataggtatcgattcgaaggtcacgaccctcaacaacgcatccacacatctaataaaagataaggccacttttttagaaaagtaccaaacccaaaaaagtacagaaatgcccccaaataacccgaaatggcccagccggtctggtttaaaccgaaaatgaacatatgccgaaataggtatcgatttgtaggtcacgaccctcaacatcgcatccacacgttgaataagagataaggaaactttttagaaaataccaaacccaaaaaaattcagaactgccgccaaataaccccaaacgacccacccggtctggtttaaaccgaaattgaacatatgtcgaaataggaatcgattcgaaggtcataaccctcaacatcgcatccacacgactaataagagataatgacactttttagagaatcccaagcccaaaaaagtaaaaaagtacagaaatgcccacaaataaccccctacgacccacctgatctagtttacaccgaaaatgaacatatgcagaaataagtatcgattcgaaggtcacaactctcaacttcgcatccacttgtctaacaagagataaggaaactttttagaaaataccaaacccataaaagcataaaaatggccccaaataacccaaaatgacccattgggtttggtttaaatcgaaaatgaacatatgccgaaataggtatcgattcgtaggtcacgaccctcaacatcgcatccacatgtctaataagaaataaggacactttttggaaaataccaaacccaaaaaaattaagaaatgcccctaaataatcccaaacgacccacccgatcttgtttaaacccaaaatgaacatataccgaaataggtatcgattcgaaggtcacgaaattcaacatcgcatccacacgtctaataatagataaagacactttttagagaatcccaaaccaaaaaaagtacagaaatgcccccaaataaccccaaatgacccacccgatttgctttaaattgaaaattaacatatgtcgaaataggtattgattcgaactCCCAACCCCcagcatcatatccacacgACTAATCAGAGATAGGGACCcttcttagaaaatccgaagcccaaataagcaaagaaatgcccccaataaaccccaaacaacccacccggtctggtttaaatcgaaaacctGTGCTTGGTTTACACCTCCTACTCACATGGCAGTCCTTCACTGTGATGGGTCCTTAACagctgatagagcttcctatgGTGGAATCATTTGTGATGATGCAGTTGTTGCCATAATGGCGTATGCGGGGAAGGGAGATATTAATTCTGTTCTAGGCATGGAGCTTTTTGCAATTTTGAAGGGGGTAACTTTTTGTATTCAAAGGAACCTACTTCAGGTTTCCATCAGATCCGATTCCAAATTGGCAGTAGATATTCTTAATGGGGCTGTGGACTGCCCTTGGAGCATGCAAATCTTGAGGGACCGTATAGCTACGCTACTACAGCAATTACAGCGTAAGGAGATcaaacatgtttggagagagctCAACCAGCCAGCAGACTTTATTGCAGCCATGGATACGGGGGATGGGGAAGCAATTTTTTATCCACTTGATTTCCCACAGGACTTGGTGGAGTTAGTTAAGAATGATTCATATTGTAAAGTTTTTTTAAGGACCTTGTCTCATTGAGTTGTTGGCCTGGTCTTAGGCTTTTCAACCGAGGGCCTGTCCTCGGGTTCTTTTAGGGGCTCTCCTCCCCCTCgtaggcctgtctaaggggggagGACAAGGGCTGCCTTCTTCtgtattttttcccctttcctaaTACAATCACActtacctatccaaaaaaaggtatcgtttcgaaggtcacgaccctcaacatcgcatcctcatgtccaataagagataaggacactttttagaaaatcccaagcccaaaaatatacagaagtgcccccaaataaccccaaaccactcggtctggtttaaactgaaaatgaacatatgtttaagtaggtatcaattcgaaggtcacgactctcaacatcgcatccacatgtctaataagagataaggacactttttagaaaataccaaaccctaaaaagtacagaaatgcccccaaataatcccaaacatcccacctagtctggtttaaaccgaaaatgaacatatatcgaaatagttatcgattcaaaagtcacgaccctcaacatcccatcaacacgcctaataagagataagcacactttttagaaaatcccgagcccaaaaaagtacagaaattcccccaaataaccgcaaatgacctactcggtctggtttaaaccgaaaaggaacttatgtcaaaataggtatcgattcgaaggtcacgaccctcaacaacgcatccacacatctaataaaagataagggcacttttttagaaaataccaaacccaaaaaagtacagaaatgcccccaaataacccaaaacagcccagccggtctggtttaaatcgaaaatgaacatatgtcgaaataggtatcgattcataggtcacgaccctcaacatcgcatccacacgtcgaataaaagataaggacactttttagaaaataccaaacccaaaaaaaaaaaaaaatgccccaaataacccgaaacgacccacccggtctggtttaaaccgaaattgagcatatgtcgaaataggtatcgattcgaaggtcataaccctcaacatcgcatccacacgacccactcggtctagtttaaactgaaaatcccaagcccaaaagcgTACAGaagtacccccaaataaccccaaacaacccacccgatctggtttaaatcgaaattgaacagatgtcgaaataggtatcgattcgaaggtcatgacccacaacatcgcatccacacgtctaataagagataatgacactttttagagaatcccaaagccaaaaaagtacagaaatgcccacaaataaccccaaacgacccacccgatctagtttaaaccgaaaatgaacatatgccgaaataggaattgattcaaaggtcacaaccctcaacattgcatccacatgtccaataagagataaggacactttttagaaaataccaaacctaaaaaaattaagaaatgcccctaaataaccccaaacgacccaaacggtcttgtttaaaccaaaaatgaacatatgccgtaatagctattgattcgaaggtcacgatccttaacatcgcatccgcatgtctaacaatagataagggcacttttagagaatcaaaacccaaaaatgcacagaaatgccccaaaataaccccaaatgaccaaccgtctgctttaaataaaaaattagcatatatcaaaataggtatcgattcgaactcGCAACCCTagcattgtatccacacgtctaatcaaaGATAGTGACCCTTCTTAGAAAAACCAAgcccaaataagtaaagaaatatccccaaataacccccaacgaccacCGGTcgtgtttaaatcgaaaatgaacatatgtcgaaatagttgtcgattcgaaagtcacgaccctcaacatcgcatcaacacatctaataagcgataaggacactttttagaaaatcccaagctcaaaaaagtccAAAAATCCCCTAAATAACCGCacacgacccactcggtctggtttaaatcgaaaatgaacttatgtcgaaataggtatcgattcgaaagtcacgaccctcaacaatgcatccacacgtctaataaaagataagggcactttttaagaaaatactaaaccgtgaaaagtacagaaatggccccaaataaccctaaatgaccctctcggtctggtttaaataaaaaatgaacatatgtcaaaataggtatcgattagagtcacgaccctcaatatcgcatccacaagtctaataagagataaggacactttttagaaaataccaaacccaaaaaaattcagaaatgccccgaataaccttaaatgacccacccgatcttgtttaaacccaaaatgaacatgtgccgaaatgggtatcgattccaaggtcacgatcctcaacatcgcatccacacatctaacaatagataaggacactttttagagaatcccaaacccaaaaggtacaaaaatgccccaaaataaccacaaacaacccacggatttgctttaaaccaaaaattaacatatgtcaaaataggtatcgattcaagtcACGACCCGagcatcatatccacatgtctaataagagataaggacacttcttagaaaatccaagcccaaataagtaaagaaatgcccccaaataaccccaaacgacccactctatcttgtttaaatcgaaaatgaacatatgtcgaaataggtatcgatttgaaagtcggacccacaacatcgcaccctcacgtcttataagagataaggacactttttagaaaatccaagcccaaaaagtatagaaatgaccccaaataaccccaaacgacccactcgatctggtttaaacggaaaataaacatatgtcgaaataggtatcaattcaaaggtcacaaccctcaacatcgcattcacatgtctaataagagataagcacactttttagaaaataccaaaccctaaactatacgaaatgtccccaaataaccccaaacgccacctagtttgatttaaaccgaaaatgaacatatgtcaaaataggtatcgattcataggtcacgaccctcaacatcgcatccacacgtcgaataaaagataaggacactttttagaaaataccaaacccaaaaaaaaaaaatgccccaaataacccaaacgacccacccggtttggtttaaatcgaaattgagcatatgtcgaaataggtatcgagtcgaaggtcataaccctcaacatcgcatctacacgaccccaagcgacccactcggtctagtttaaactgaaaatcccaagcccaaaaaagtacgaaatacccccaaataaccccaaacgacccactcggtctagtttaaagcgaaaatgaacatatgccgaaataggtatcgattcaaaggtcacgaccctcaacattgcatccacatgtctaataagagaaaatgacaccttttagaaaataccataccccaaaaactatagaaatgcccccaaataaacctaaacgacccatccggtctggtttaaaccgaaaatgaacatatgtcgaaataggtatcgattcgaaggtcacaaccctcaacatcgcatccacacgtcgaataagagataaggacactttttaaaaataccaaactcaaaaaattaagaaatgcccccaaataaccccaaacgacccaccatctgtttaaaccgaaaatgaacatatgtcaaataggtatcgacgaaggtcatgacccttaacatcgcatccacacgtgtaataagagataatgacactttttagagaatcccaagcccagaaaagtacagaaatgtccacaaataaccccaagcaacTCACTCAacctagtttaaaccgaaaatgaacatatgtcgaaataggtatcgattcgaaggtcacgaccctcaacatcgcatccacatgtctaataagagataaggacacttgttagaaaataccaaacccataaaagcacagaaatatccccaaatacccctaaatgagCCACTCGGTCgtatttaaatcgaaaatgaacatatgccaaaataggtattgattcgttggtcacgaccctaaacagcgcatccacacgtctaataagagataaggacactttttaaaaaataccaaacccaaaaaaattcagaaatgcccctaaataaccccaaacgacccactcggtcttgtttaaacccaaaatgaacatatgccaaaataggttttgattcgaaagtcacgatcctcaacatcgcatcctcacatctaataaaagataaggaaacttttaaagaatcccaaacccaataaagtacgaaatgccccaaaataaccccaaacgacccaccggtctgctttaaaccaaatattaacatatgtcaaaataggtatcgattagaagtcATGACCCCGACAtggtatccacacgtctaatcagagatagggacacttcttagaaaatccgaagcccaaataagtaaagaaatgcccctaaataaccccaaatgacccacccggtctggtttaaaccaaaaatgaacatatatcgaaataggtatcgattcgacggtcacgaccctcaacatcgcatccacacatctaataagagataaggacactttttagaaaatcccaagcccaaaaagtatagaactgcccccaaataaccccaaaagacacactcgatctggtttaaacaaaaaatgaacatatgttaaataggtatcaattcaaggtcacaaccctcaacatcgcatcctcacgtccaataagagataaggacactttttagaaaatcccaggcccaaaaaagtacgaagtgcccccaaataaccccaaacgacccactcggtctggtttaacgaaaatgaacatatgtcgaaataggtatcaattcgaaggtcacgaccctcaacatcgcatccacatgtctaataagggataaggacactttttagaaaatacaaacctaatatgtatagaaatgcccccaaataaccccaaacgtcccacctggtctggtttaaaccgaaaatggacatatgtcgaaataattatcgattcgaaagtcacgaccctcaacatcccatcaacacgtctagtaagagataaggacacttcttagaaaatcccaagcccaaaaaagtacagaaattctcccaaataaccacaacGACACACTCGGtttggtataaaccaaaaatgaattatgtcaaaataggtatcgattcgaaggtcacgaccctcaacaatgcatccacacgtctaatagaagataatgccctcaaataaccccaaacgacccacccgatctggtttaaatcgaaaatgaacatatgccgaaataggtatcgattcgaaggtcatgacccacaacatcgcatccacacgtctaataagagataatgacactttttagagaatcccaaggccaaaaagtcataaatacccacaaataaccccaaacgacccacccgatttagtttaaaccgaaaatgaacatatgccaaaataggaattgattcaaaggtcacaacccttaacattgcatccacatgtccaataagagataaggacactttt
It encodes:
- the LOC122647985 gene encoding uncharacterized protein LOC122647985, with product MAVLHCDGSLTADRASYGGIICDDAVVAIMAYAGKGDINSVLGMELFAILKGVTFCIQRNLLQVSIRSDSKLAVDILNGAVDCPWSMQILRDRIATLLQQLQRKEIKHVWRELNQPADFIAAMDTGDGEAIFYPLDFPQDLVELVKNDSYCKVFLRTLSH